From Primulina huaijiensis isolate GDHJ02 unplaced genomic scaffold, ASM1229523v2 scaffold208230, whole genome shotgun sequence, the proteins below share one genomic window:
- the LOC140966908 gene encoding peptidyl-prolyl cis-trans isomerase CYP40-like, with protein MGVVRSVEHVTIGENDCPSVDVVISDCGEIPEGADDGIIDFFKDGDLFPDWPADLDNNSGELSWWMSAVESIKGYGNEHFKKQDYKMALRKYRKALRYLDISWEKEGIDEDKSIYLRKMKAHIFTNSSACKLKLGDLTGALLDTDFAMRDDENNAKALFRQGQAHVALNDIDAAVESFKKALELEPNDGAIKKEFASAKTRISDRRNQERKAYAKMFQ; from the exons ATGGGCGTTGTGCGCTCTGTTGAACATGTCACAATTGGTGAAAATGACTGCCCTTCAGTTGATGTTGTTATTTCCGATTGTGGAGAAATCCCAGAGGGTGCTGATGACGGGATAATTGACTTTTTCAAAGATGGCGACTTGTTTCCTGACTGGCCCGCCGATCTCGACAATAATTCCGGTGAGCTCTCTTGGTGGATGAGTGCTGTTGAATCAATTAAGGGATATGGAAATGAGCATTTTAAG AAACAAGACTATAAGATGGCTCTGCGGAAATACCGTAAGGCTCTGCGGTATTTGGACATCAGCTGGGAAAAAGAAGGGATTGATGAAG ATAAGAGCATATATTTGAGAAAGATGAAAGCACACATATTTACGAACAGTTCT GCTTGTAAACTAAAACTGGGAGATTTGACCGGAGCACTTCTAGACACAGACTTTGCTATGCGTGACGATGAAAACAATGCAAAGGCATTGTTCCGCCAAGGCCAG GCACATGTGGCTTTAAATGATATAGATGCTGCGGTTGAGAGTTTTAAGAAAGCATTGGAATTGGAGCCAAATGATG GTGCAATAAAAAAGGAGTTTGCTTCTGCAAAGACAAGG ATTTCTGATAGACGTAACCAGGAAAGGAAAGCATATGCCAAGATGTTCCAATGA